The proteins below are encoded in one region of Phaseolus vulgaris cultivar G19833 chromosome 1, P. vulgaris v2.0, whole genome shotgun sequence:
- the LOC137815761 gene encoding uncharacterized protein, with the protein MIMISHSREVILVAGHRAYTTSNASTTSSTSSSTSITSTTSNISASNTSASDTSNISNACDTSTVSTSSDISIASTCSNTSNSSRYSNTRITSDTGSTSDTGSTSDTGSTSDTGSTSDTGTASDTGTASDTSTASDTSTASDTSTASDTSSASDTSTASDTSTASDTSSTSSINNSSIESNNSTASNTSNTCIESNSNVVIDSIIDGL; encoded by the exons ATGATCATGATCTCTCACAGTAGAGAAGTTATTCTTGTTGCTGGTCATAGAGCATA tactactagtaatgCTAGCACTACTAGTAGTACTAGCAGTAGTACTAGCAttactagtactactagtaatatcagtgctagtaatactagtgcTAGTGATACTAGTAATATTAGCAATGCTTGTGatactagtactgttagtacTAGTAGTGATATTAGTATTGCTAGTACTtgtagtaatactagtaatagtAGTAGGTATAGTAATACTAGGATTACTAGTGATACTGGTAGTACTAGTGATACCGGTAGTACTAGTGATACCGGTAGTACTAGTGATACCGGTAGTACTAGTGATACTGGTACTGCTAGTGATACCGGTACTGCTAGTGATACGAGTACTGCTAGTGATACGAGTACTGCTAGTGATACGAGTACTGCTAGTGATACTAGTAGTGCTAgtgatactagtactgctagtgatactagtactgctagtgatactagtagtactagtagTATTAATAATTCTAGTATTGAGAGTAATaatagtactgctagtaatactagtaatacttgTATTGAGAGTAATTCTAACg TTGTAATAGACTCTATCATTGATGGGTTGTAA
- the LOC137816131 gene encoding WUSCHEL-related homeobox 11-like, producing the protein MEDERQKEAKSPRHGPEKSEAVRSRWTPKPEQILILESIFNSGMVNPPKDETVRIRKLLEKFGTVGDANVFYWFQNRRSRSRRRQRQMMQQQAAATAAAVNQPQPQPQPQPQPHGLVGGGAIQHDHHNQVNLVASESATSNMGLGSCVSYDLLGGSSSSSCSGGGQQGMAGFFSASSPQVGFPEIIDHTSPASSLLFPPFDPNLSFQTGYGGTNISAFITVFINGIATELPKGPIDIKTVFGEDVMLLHSSGVPILTNEFGFLMQNLQHGESYFLVSKPT; encoded by the exons ATGGAAGATGAGAGGCAGAAAGAGGCAAAGAGTCCAAGGCATGGCCCCGAGAAGAGTGAAGCGGTTCGGTCAAGGTGGACTCCGAAGCCGGAACAAATTCTCATACTCGAATCCATCTTCAACAGTGGCATGGTCAATCCTCCAAAAGATGAAACCGTCAGAATAAGAAAACTGCTTGAGAAATTCGGCACTGTGGGTGACGCCAACGTCTTCTACTGGTTCCAGAACCGACGCTCCAGATCCCGCCGCCGCCAGCGCCAGATGATGCAGCAGCAAGCAGCCGCCACCGCTGCTGCGGTTAACCAGCCTCAGCCACAGCCACAGCCTCAGCCTCAGCCTCATGGTCTTGTTGGTGGTGGTGCAATTCAGCATGATCATCATAATCAGGTCAACCTTGTTGCAAGTGAAAGTGCTACTTCAAACATGGGTCTTGGTTCTTGTGTTTCTTATGATCTCCTAGGTGGTTCCTCTTCTTCATCATGTAGTGGTGGTGGACAACAAGGCATGGCTGGTTTCTTTTCTGCTTCTTCTCCTCAAGTGGGTTTTCCTGAAATTATTGACCATACCTCACCTGCATCATCACTTTTGTTCCCTCCTTTTGATCCAAATTTGAGCTTCCAGACTG GATATGGGGGCACCAATATTTCAGCATTCATCACAGTCTTTATCAATGGGATTGCAACAGAACTTCCAAAGGGACCAATAGACATCAAGACAGTGTTTGGAGAAGATGTTATGTTACTTCATTCCTCTGGAGTGCCAATTCTCACCAATGAATTTGGATTCTTGATGCAGAACCTTCAGCATGGAGAAAGCTACTTTCTG GTATCAAAGCCAACATAA